Proteins co-encoded in one Malus domestica chromosome 09, GDT2T_hap1 genomic window:
- the LOC103453672 gene encoding uncharacterized protein, whose translation MESESEPFEFQRRWAEKRQKRQGLDPKLKACCAEILQLLMQHGHGKQFAKRVDPVVSKLPDYLYVIRKPIDLGTIKSDLEKGYYSSADSFAADVRRVFLNAMIYYPRGNYVRAAAQHLSNLFNTKWEETMAKFSVHLPPPKAKGLSSLSSFSPEHIHGGKTETCSSSSSTSTVIQSRGLFGVHSTANTDGKDNDFVITTLIVEHSGHSDATVTEKSRGPREGRVELLKLRFSDTLSKANKILKGLPDSPPEQRTKRREALRKSARRRISSMQKSVMFDHDSKHYLRELEKLCGCGSKDPFLNIRQGFPLKDLGLHIKDEEYDLQGLDEDVFLNGDWEEGEIIGGHWEEGEIH comes from the coding sequence ATGGAATCGGAATCGGAGCCCTTTGAATTTCAGAGGCGGTGGGCCGAGAAGAGGCAAAAGAGGCAGGGCTTGGACCCCAAATTGAAGGCCTGCTGTGCTGAAATCTTGCAGCTTCTGATGCAGCACGGACATGGGAAGCAATTTGCGAAGCGCGTTGATCCCGTGGTGTCGAAGTTGCCAGATTATCTCTACGTCATCCGGAAGCCGATTGATCTGGGTACTATCAAGTCCGACTTGGAAAAGGGTTACTACTCCAGCGCCGATTCCTTTGCCGCTGATGTGAGGCGGGTGTTCTTGAATGCCATGATCTATTACCCTCGAGGGAATTATGTCCGCGCAGCCGCCCAGCATCTCAGTAATCTATTTAACACAAAGTGGGAAGAAACCATGGCCAAATTCTCAGTTCATCTGCCACCACCCAAGGCCAAGGGTTTGTCGTCTTTGTCGTCCTTCTCACCTGAACACATACATGGCGGTAAGACCGAGacctgttcttcttcttcttctacttctaCGGTTATTCAAAGTCGAGGGCTTTTTGGGGTTCATTCAACTGCAAACACCGATGGCAAAGACAATGACTTTGTCATTACCACTCTCATTGTTGAACATTCTGGACATTCTGATGCAACTGTCACTGAGAAGAGCAGAGGACCAAGAGAAGGGAGAGTTGAGTTGCTGAAGCTTCGATTTTCAGATACCTTGTCGAAAGCTAACAAGATCTTAAAAGGTCTACCCGACTCTCCTCCCGAACAGAGGACCAAGAGAAGGGAGGCCCTCAGAAAATCAGCTCGGCGTAGGATTTCGAGTATGCAAAAGTCTGTGATGTTTGATCATGATTCAAAACACTATCtcagggaacttgagaagttgTGCGGGTGTGGCAGTAAAGATCCTTTTCTCAACATTCGACAAGGATTTCCTCTCAAGGACTTGGGTTTGCACATTAAGGATGAAGAATATGACTTGCAAGGTCTGGATGAGGACGTCTTTCTCAACGGAGATTGGGAGGAAGGCGAGATCATTGGGGGACATTGGGAGGAAGGAGAGATACATTAA
- the LOC103453562 gene encoding transmembrane 9 superfamily member 7 — MGRRISAPTTTNGTTLTFTVLLLISSSHCFYLPGVAPRDFHTGDELSIKVNKLSSTKTQLPYDYYFLKYCTPPQIINSAENLGEVLRGDRIENSIYTFKMREEQSCVVACRQNLDAESAKNFKEKIEDKYRVQMILDNLPVAVLRQRRDGSPSTTYEHGFGVGFKGNYAGNKEEKYFINNHLSFRVMYHKDPETDSARIVGFEVTPNSINHEYKEWNGNNTQLVTCNKDTKNLPPGSSVPQEVDKDKEIVFTYDVSFKESEIKWASRWDTYLLMNDDQIHWFSIINSLMIVLFLSGMVAMIMMRTLYRDIANYNQLDSQDEAQEETGWKLVNGDVFRAPINSNLLCVYVGTGVQIFAMTLVTMIFALLGFLSPSNRGGLMTAMVLLWVFMGLFAGYSSARLYKMFKGTEWKRNTLKTAFMFPGILFAVFFVLNALIWGEKSSGAVPFGTMIALVCLWFGISVPLVFVGSYLGFKKPPVEDPVKTNKIPRQVPEQAWYMKPVFSILIGGILPFGAVFIELFFILTSIWLNQFYYIFGFLFIVFVILLITCAEITIVLCYFQLCSEDYHWWWRSYLTAGSSALYLLLYSAFYFFTKLEITKFVSGILYFGYMLIVSYAFFVLTGTIGFYACFWFVRKIYSSVKID, encoded by the exons GGAGATGAACTTTCTATCAAAGTGAACAAATTGTCATCTACAAAGACGCAACTCCCATATGACTATTACTTCTTAAAATATTGTACTCCCCCACAGATTATAAACAGTGCAGAAAATCTGGGGGAGGTTCTCCGTGGTGATCGCATTGAGAATTCTATATACACT TTCAAAATGAGGGAGGAGCAATCCTGTGTAGTAGCTTGTCGACAAAATCTTGACGCTGAATCTGCAAAAAATTTTAAGGAGAAAATTGAAGATAAGTATCGAGTACAAAT GATTTTGGATAACCTTCCAGTTGCTGTTCTCAGACAGAGGAGGGATGGAAGTCCCTCAACAACTTATGAACATGGATTCGGTGTTGGATTCAAAGGAAATTATGCTGGG AATAAAGAGGAGAAATATTTTATTAACAACCACTTGAGCTTCCGAGTTATGTATCACAAAGATCCCGAGACTGATTCTGCTCGAATAGTTGGGTTTGAGGTTACTCCAAACAG TATCAATCATGAATATAAGGAGTGGAATGGTAATAATACTCAGTTGGTGACATGCAATAAAGACACAAAAAATCTACCACCGGGAAGCAGTGTTCCACAAGAAGTTGACAAAGATAAGGAGATTGTATTTACATATGATGTCTCCTTTAAG GAAAGTGAGATCAAGTGGGCATCTCGGTGGGACACGTACCTTCTCATGAATGACGATCAGATCCACTGGTTTTcaattataaattcattgatgATAGTCCTCTTTTTATCTGGTATGGTGGCTATGATCATGATGAGAACTCTATACCGAGATATTGCCAACTATAATCAGCTGGACAGCCAAGATGAGGCTCAAGAAGAAACTGGATGGAAACTTGTTAATGGAGATGTTTTTAGGGCACCAATCAATTCCAATTTACTTTGTGTCTACGTAGGGACAGGGGTTCAGATCTTTGCAATGACACTTGTAACCATGATATTTGCATTGCTGGGCTTCTTGTCTCCTTCCAACCGAGGGGGTCTCATGACTGCCATGGTTCTCTTGTGGGTTTTCATGGGCTTATTTGCTGGCTACTCCTCTGCACGATTGTACAAAATGTTCAAGGGTACAGAGTGGAAGAGGAATACCTTAAAGACTGCCTTTATGTTTCCAGGAATTCTTTTTGCCGTCTTCTTTGTGCTGAATGCTCTAATTTGGGGGGAGAAGTCTTCTGGGGCTGTGCCTTTTGGGACAATGATTGCTTTGGTTTGCCTGTGGTTTGGAATATCAGTGCCCTTGGTCTTTGTGGGTAGTTATTTGGGGTTCAAAAAGCCACCTGTTGAAGACCCTGTAAAGACGAACAAAATTCCCCGGCAGGTGCCAGAGCAGGCATGGTATATGAAACCAGTATTCTCTATACTGATTGGAGGCATTCTTCCATTTGGAGCTGTTTTCATCGAGCTGTTCTTTATCTTGACATCAATTTGGCTGAACCAGTTCTACTATATCTTCGGCTTCCTTTTCATCGTGTTTGTTATCCTTCTGATCACCTGTGCGGAGATAACAATCGTGCTATGCTACTTCCAGTTATGCAGTGAAGACTACCACTGGTGGTGGAGATCTTACCTGACCGCTGGCTCATCTGCTCTTTACCTTCTCCTCTACTCTGCCTTCTACTTCTTTACCAAGTTGGAGATTACAAAGTTTGTTTCGGGCATCCTTTACTTCGGGTACATGCTAATTGTTTCATATGCTTTCTTCGTCCTGACCGGAACAATTGGTTTCTACGCATGTTTCTGGTTTGTTCGAAAGATCTACTCCTCTGTGAAGATTGACTGA
- the LOC103453671 gene encoding uncharacterized protein — MAWSARKRRQTESEPFEFQRRRVEKRQNTQGLDPGLKAHCAEILQLLMQHGHGKQFSKRVDPVASNFPDYLYVIRKPIDLGTIKSDLEKGYYSSADSFAADVRRVFLNAMIYYPRGNYVRAAAQHLSNLFNTKWEETMAKFSVHRPLPPPKTKGLSSLPSSSFFSPEHIHGGRTETCSPSSSTSTVIQSQGLFGVHSIANTGGKDDDSVIATLVVEHSGHSVATVTEKSRGPREGRVELLKLRFSDTLSKANKILKGVPDSPPEQRTKRRDSLRKSARRRISSVQKSVMFDHDSKHYLRELEKLCGCGSKDPFLNVGQGFPLKELGLHIKDEEYDLQGLDEDVFLSGDWEEGEIIGG; from the coding sequence ATGGCGTGGTCTGCGAGAAAGCGCAGGCAGACGGAGTCGGAGCCCTTTGAATTTCAGAGGCGGCGGGTCGAGAAGAGGCAAAATACGCAGGGCTTGGACCCCGGATTGAAGGCCCATTGTGCTGAAATCTTGCAGCTTCTCATGCAGCACGGACATGGGAAGCAATTTTCGAAGCGCGTTGATCCTGTGGCGTCGAATTTTCCGGATTATCTCTACGTCATCCGGAAGCCGATTGATCTGGGTACTATCAAGTCCGACTTGGAAAAGGGTTACTACTCCAGCGCCGATTCCTTTGCCGCTGATGTGAGGCGGGTGTTCTTGAATGCCATGATCTATTACCCTCGAGGGAATTATGTGCGCGCAGCCGCCCAACATCTCAGTAATCTCTTTAACACGAAGTGGGAAGAAACCATGGCCAAATTCTCAGTTCATCGTCCTCTGCCACCTCCCAAAACCAAGGGTTTGTCGTCTCTGCCGTCTTCGTCCTTCTTCTCACCCGAACACATACATGGCGGTAGGACCGAGACctgttctccttcttcttctacttctaCGGTTATTCAAAGTCAAGGGCTTTTTGGGGTTCATTCAATTGCAAACACCGGTGGCAAAGACGATGACTCTGTCATTGCCACCCTCGTTGTTGAACATTCTGGACATTCTGTTGCAACTGTCACTGAGAAGAGCAGAGGACCAAGAGAAGGGAGAGTTGAGTTGCTGAAGCTTCGCTTTTCAGATACATTGTCGAAAGCTAACAAGATCTTAAAAGGTGTACCCGACTCTCCTCCCGAGCAGAGGACCAAGAGAAGGGATAGCCTCAGAAAATCAGCTCGGCGTAGGATTTCGAGTGTGCAAAAGTCTGTGATGTTTGATCATGATTCTAAGCACTATCTCAGGGAACTTGAGAAGCTGTGCGGGTGTGGCAGCAAAGATCCTTTTCTCAACGTTGGACAAGGATTCCCTCTCAAGGAGTTGGGTTTGCACATTAAGGATGAAGAATATGACTTGCAAGGTCTCGACGAGGACGTCTTTCTCAGCGGAGATTGGGAGGAAGGAGAGATCATTGGGGGATGA